The genomic segment ACTACAAAGATCTGGAAAAGGGCAAATGGGTCAAGATCGACGGTTGGTTTGGTCCAGACGAAGCGCGCAAGGAAATCCTGGCGGGCGTAGAAGCATATAAGAAGTCGATTGAGGCGTAATTCGCTGGAACTCCGATAAACCCCGATCCGCCATAGCGGCGTGGGTGATCGATAAAAGCGCACTTCGGTGCGCTTTTTTTATGATCTGACCGTTTTCATCAACAGCAACAGGCGCGCGCCGAACAGGTTCAAGGCGAGCCCGGCCAGCACCAGCAAACCGGCCACGATTTTCCACCATTGCAGCGATTCATCGAGCAAAATAGCCGCGCTCAGCATGCCGACCAATGGGACCAGCAGCGAGAACGGCGCGACAGTAGCGGCTGGATACTTGCGCATCAAGATGGTCCAGATGCCGTAGCCAATGATAGTGTTGGGATAGGATTGATACAGTACTGCGGCGACCGAGATCCAGCCAAAGTGGCTGAAGGCGCTGTGCCATGCCGCCGGACCTTCCAGCACGGCCGAGGCCAGCAGCAACGGCGGTGCCGCCATCAGCGAGCCCCACGCCATCAAAGCCAGCGGATTGATCTTGCCGATTTTCTTGGTGACGATATTGGCGCTGGCCCAGCTCATGCCCGCGCCGATCACCATCAGGAATCCAACCACGGTCGATTTCGCTTCCAGATGAGTGGCGACCAGCACCATGCCGGCCAGCGCTACCAACGCGCCCAATAATTGGGTTGCCAGTGGCCGCTCACCGAGCAGCAATACCGCCAGGCCAATGGTGAAAAATGCCTGCAACTGGATCACCAGTGAAGCCAGGCCGGCGCCTATGCCAAGTTGCATGCCGGAGAACAGCAGAGAAAACTGGAAGGCGAACTGAAACAGGGCAAAGCCGATCAATAGCCGCCAGGGAGTCGCCGGGCGCTTGATGAAAAACACCAAGGGCAATGCTGCAAAGACAAAGCGCAACGCCGAAAACAACAGCGGCGGCAGACCAGCCAGGCCGATCTTGATGACGACAAAGTTCATCCCCCAGATCAGGACGGTTAGCAAGGCTAGCAAGATGTCGGTCGGTTGCATGGCTGCTCTTATAAAGTGGCGTAGGTTGTCTAGGGTCCAGCCGAGCGGAACGGATTGCGATCGTTCAGTTCATCCATATAGCTCTCGATGCCGTCAGATTCCCGCTCAAGGAAATTCGCTACGGCGTCGGCAAAGCCCGGATGCGCCAGCCAATGCGCCGACCAGGTTTTCTGCGGCAAGAAGCCGCGCGCCATCTTGTGCTCGCCCTGGGCACCGCCTTCGAAGCAGGCGATTTTTTGCTCTATGCAGAATTCCAGCGGCTGGTAATAGGACGTTTCAAAGTGCAGGCAAGGTACAAACTCCAAGGCGCCCCAATAGCGGCCGTACAAGGTTTTGTCGGTGTGAATCAACAGCGACGATGCAATCGGCCTGCCGTCGCGCTCGGCCACGATCAGCAGGATGTTTTGCGGCATGCTGACACCTATCCGCAGGAAGAAATCCAGGTTCAGATAGGGCGTGGAACGATGCTCGGCGTAGGTTTGCGCATAGCACCGATTGAAAAAAGCCCAGTCCGCCTCGCTGGCATCGACGCCGCGTATGCGGCGCAGGCTGACGCCAGCCT from the Collimonas arenae genome contains:
- a CDS encoding EamA family transporter; its protein translation is MQPTDILLALLTVLIWGMNFVVIKIGLAGLPPLLFSALRFVFAALPLVFFIKRPATPWRLLIGFALFQFAFQFSLLFSGMQLGIGAGLASLVIQLQAFFTIGLAVLLLGERPLATQLLGALVALAGMVLVATHLEAKSTVVGFLMVIGAGMSWASANIVTKKIGKINPLALMAWGSLMAAPPLLLASAVLEGPAAWHSAFSHFGWISVAAVLYQSYPNTIIGYGIWTILMRKYPAATVAPFSLLVPLVGMLSAAILLDESLQWWKIVAGLLVLAGLALNLFGARLLLLMKTVRS